The Pseudomonas sp. B21-023 genomic interval CATTCACTTGCCGATGCCCTGCTGAAGCCCTTTGGCACCGACCTGTACGCCCGCAAACCGATCAGCCGGTTGATGAGCCAGGACTTTCTCGCCGTTGAGCGCAGCCAGTCGCTGCAGCAGGTCAGCCGGCTGCTTACCAGCCGAGCCCGCCAGCGTATCGAGGAAGACTTCATCATCACCCAGAGTGGGCGTTATCTGGGGTTGGGGCGGGTGATCGACGTACTCAAGCTGATCACCGAACAGAAGATCCAGCAGGCCAGGCACGCCAACCCACTCACCCTGCTGCCCGGCAACGTGCCGATCCAACAATGCCTGGCGCGCCTGCTGCTACAACGGCGCGAGGCCGCCGTATGCTACGTGGACATCGACAACTTCAAACCCTTCAACGATATCTATGGCTATGCCCGTGGCGACGAAGTGCTGCTGTGCCTGGCGCAGTGCCTGAGCGACTGCGTCGACCCCAGCAGGGATTTCGTCGGCCATATCGGTGGGGATGATTTCATGCTGGTATTGGGATCGGCAGACTGGCGAGCGCGGCTTGAACTGCTGCTGGAGGCCTTCGTCCGGCAATGTCGACGCTTCTATCGCGGTGAACACCTGGAGGCCGGCTGTTTTATTGCCCATAACCGTCAGGGTCAACGGGAAACCTTCGAATTGCTGTCGCTGTCGATCGGGGTAGTCTGGCTCGCGCCGGGAAGCTGCGCAGGGCTGGATGCCGGCCAGTTGGCCGAGCTCGCCTCACAGGCGAAAAGAAAGGCCAAGGAAACCGGCGGGGCGAGCCTGAGCCTGATCGACACAACGGTACTGGAGTAAACCCTGGCAGGCTCCGGCAACCGCTACCGCGCCAGGTAGCCCTCTCCCCCGGTTTCAGGCCTCTTCCGGGTAGCGATACTCGAACACCCGCACCACTTCCGAGGCATGCCAGGACGCCGCCTCCATGCCGTCCACCGGCCCGGAAAACCGTCCCAGGCGCTCGACACACTCGAAAAACCCGGTGCGTGGCAGGCGGCTGGCGCCTTGGCTGATCACCAGCGAACTGCGCAGCGGCTGCTCGGCGCGGGCGTCGAGCACCGCCAGGTACTCAAGGGCCGCGGTCAAGGTCTGCATGGCCGGGCTGGGCAATTGCAAACGCTCAAGCAGTGCCCGGTAGGTCAGCAGATGGCGTTGCCGGCGGGCCAGGTCAAGCTCGCTCAGCAGGCCCTGCCATTGCTGACGGCTGATCCTGACCTGGCTCATGACGGCTCGCTCCAGCCGGCCACGCCCAAGTGCCACGCCAGGCTGCGTAGAATGGCCGCGTCGGGGCGGCGCTCCCCGGACTCGATCATGGCCAGGTATGCCGGGCTGATGCCGACACTGCGTGCCAGCTGCTCCGGCGCCAGCCCCTTGGCCTGACGCAAGGACGCCAGCTCAGCCAGTGAGGACAGGCTGGCGCTTGGTTGAGTGCTGGCAACATTGCTTTCGGTGACGGGTGCGCTAGCCGGTGCCTGGCCTGCGGCCGCGAGCAACGCCTGATACTGCTCCCAGGGAACCACTGCGTACTCGGGCTGACCGTCCCGGCTGATGACCTGAATACCCATACAACCCCCTTGACGTTGGATTACGGCATGTAATCCGTAGGCATAACCCTTATGCCAATTATATTACCAACCTCGGGGGTCTGTGCGGAATCAGCTACCGGGCCGTTCCAGGCGCAGCGCTTCGGGGGTTTCCGGCAACCGTTCGACCACGCGCAGCCGCTCCGGCGCCTGGCTGTCGCGCCAGGCCTTGAAGCGGCCCAGCTCATCAGCCACGGTCTTGAGCACCCAGCCCAGCACGGCGATGTCATCGAGCAGGCCGACACCCAGCAGCCAGTCGGGGATGGCATCCAGTGGGCTGACGAAGTAGAGCAGCCCGGCGACGATGGTCACCAGTGCCTTGGGGCTGACAGCGCGGTACTCGCCACGCCACCAGGCCAGGCAAAGCGCCTGCATCAGGCGCAGGTCCTCGCGCAGCTGGCCCAGCCTCGGCCCTTTGCGGGCCACTGCGAACAGCAATGCCGGCAGCCGGCCGCGGCTGAGCAAGCGTTCGGCAAGGGGCAGGAAGCGGGTGAAATTCCAAGGTGCGCTCATGGGGCCTCCAGGGGAGCCGGAGGTTATCCACATTTATTGTGGATAACCTTGTGAACAGGGCGGCATTGATGCCGCGTGGTGCCCACCGGGCAAGGGCCGGGTACGAATCGGGCGTTTTTTACACAACCGTTTCAAGCGCGCAAACGTTTTGCGACAAAGGCACCTGTATTCAGGCCGGGCACTGCTTGCGACAGTGAATGACGCCAACGGTTCGCGTCAAGCACTGCTGAAAACGACGACGCCCCGTCGAAACGGGGCGTCTTCATGCAACACGACGGCTGTTACTTGGCCGGTGCTTCGCCAGCCTTGGCCGGGTCTTTGATGGCCAGCAGTTCCAGGTCGAACACCAGGACCGAGTTGGCCGGAATCAGCGGGCTCGGGCTCTGGGCGCCGTAGGCCAATTCAGCCGGGATGTACAGCTTGTACTTCTCGCCGACATGCATCAGTTGCAGGCCTTCGACCCAACCCGGGATCACGCCGCTGACCGGCAGGTCAATCGGGCTGCCGCGCTCGACGGAGCTGTCGAATACCTTGCCGTCGGTCAGCTTGCCCT includes:
- a CDS encoding helix-turn-helix transcriptional regulator, giving the protein MGIQVISRDGQPEYAVVPWEQYQALLAAAGQAPASAPVTESNVASTQPSASLSSLAELASLRQAKGLAPEQLARSVGISPAYLAMIESGERRPDAAILRSLAWHLGVAGWSEPS
- a CDS encoding YkvA family protein; this translates as MSAPWNFTRFLPLAERLLSRGRLPALLFAVARKGPRLGQLREDLRLMQALCLAWWRGEYRAVSPKALVTIVAGLLYFVSPLDAIPDWLLGVGLLDDIAVLGWVLKTVADELGRFKAWRDSQAPERLRVVERLPETPEALRLERPGS